A stretch of Lactuca sativa cultivar Salinas chromosome 6, Lsat_Salinas_v11, whole genome shotgun sequence DNA encodes these proteins:
- the LOC111880479 gene encoding S-adenosylmethionine synthase 5 — protein sequence METFLFTSESVNEGHPDKLCDQISDAVLDACLAQDPDSKVACETCTKTNMVMVFGEITTKATIDYEKIVRDTCREIGFVSDDVGLDADNCKVLVNIEQQSPDIAQGVHGHLTKKPEEIGAGDQGHMFGYATDETPELMPLSHVLATKLGARLTEVRKNGTCTWLRPDGKTQVTVEYFNDKGAMVPIRVHTILISTQHDETVTNDEIAADLEEHVIKPVVPTNYLDEKTIYHLNPSGRFVIGGPHGDAGLTGRKIIVDTYGGWGAHGGGAFSGKDPTKVDRSGAYIVRQAAKSIVACGVARRAIVQVSYAIGIPEPLSVFVDTYGTGKIHDKEILKIVNENFDFRPGMISIDLDLKRGGNGRFLKTAAYGHFGRDDPDFTWEVVKDLKWVNPEA from the exons ATGGAGACGTTTTTGTTCACATCCGAATCCGTTAACGAAGGCCACCCAGACAAGCTCTGCGACCAGATCTCCGACGCCGTCCTTGACGCCTGCCTAGCACAGGACCCAGACAGCAAGGTTGCTTGTGAAACTTGCACCAAAACGAACATGGTGATGGTTTTTGGTGAAATTACAACCAAAGCTACCATCGATTACGAGAAAATCGTCCGTGATACTTGTCGCGAGATCGGATTTGTTTCCGATGATGTGGGTTTAGACGCCGACAACTGCAAAGTACTCGTCAATATTGAGCAACAAAGCCCCGATATCGCCCAGGGTGTCCATGGTCACTTAACAAAGAAGCCGGAAGAAATCGGCGCCGGTGACCAAGGTCATATGTTTGGTTACGCCACCGATGAGACCCCTGAGCTCATGCCGCTCAGCCATGTTCTTGCGACCAAACTTGGAGCCCGATTAACCGAAGTTCGGAAAAACGGGACCTGTACCTGGCTCCGCCCCGACGGGAAAACCCAGGTCACCGTCGAGTACTTCAACGACAAAGGAGCCATGGTTCCGATACGCGTCCACACCATTCTGATATCGACGCAGCATGATGAAACGGTCACCAACGATGAGATTGCCGCTGATCTGGAAGAGCATGTGATCAAACCGGTGGTTCCGACGAATTACCTCGACGAGAAGACAATCTACCATTTGAACCCGTCTGGACGTTTTGTAATCGGTGGACCTCACGGTGACGCTGGTCTTACCGGTCGGAAAATCATCGTTGACACCTACGGTGGTTGGGGTGCTCATGGCGGTGGTGCTTTCTCCGGGAAGGACCCAACCAAGGTGGACCGCAGCGGTGCTTACATTGTCAG GCAAGCTGCCAAGAGCATTGTGGCTTGTGGTGTCGCAAGAAGGGCCATTGTTCAAGTCTCGTATGCTATTGGTATCCCTGAGCCATTGTCGGTTTTTGTGGACACATATGGGACAGGGAAGATTCATGACAAAGAGATTTTGAAGATTGTTAATGAGAACTTTGATTTTAGGCCGGGAATGATCTCGATTGATCTTGATTTAAAAAGAGGTGGAAATGGGAGGTTCTTGAAGACCGCTGCTTATGGACATTTTGGTAGGGATGATCCCGACTTCACGTGGGAGGTGGTGAAGGACCTCAAGTGGGTTAACCCTGAAGCTTAA
- the LOC111880411 gene encoding uncharacterized protein LOC111880411 has translation MAEAVSSHTPEVGGDRHLDEAETPLSPRESTGRIIIKAKRKLLENLQEKRRDIPLSKRLRAVDSEHSTEFAGVLNPIVVLTWIQNTEKVFRISHVDNEDKANYAFAILVDEALVWWEATYEALNGYDQENLSWEMFKTRLLEKYCPLDMRIRLEKELLELKQEGKTLFLEGLRYKICDFVINRDVLSFDKAIEYARKREHDLEIHCATLSVSKLPRIERTTPVSSMPPPQCVRANSNSRMQSQNASRGRGRSQSFSLQSPLCRRCGKNHQGQCRIDKGSVICYGCGEIRHVKPVCPMKNSFVSHEFAHSFEIACYAIAQPFHVDTAIVCIPIEWKNPLYIYGEQRPKSLKIFSFLKARKFISKGCSIYLAYTVDTSKEEKKSVNEVPVVNEYPNVFPDDLPVLPPDRQVEFRIDLVLGAAPIAKTPYRLAPAEMKEMIIQL, from the exons ATGGCTGAAGCAGTAAGTAGTCATACACCAGAAGTTGGTGGGGATCGTCATCTTGATGAGGCAGAAACTCCATTATCCCCTCGTGAG AGCACAGGAAGGATAATAATAAAGGCAAAGAGAAAACTGTTGGAGAATCTTCAGGAGAAAAGGCGAGACATCCCTCTTTCAAAACGTTTAAGAGCAGTGGATTCAGAACACAGTACAGAGTTTGCCGGTGTCCTTAATCCTATAGTCGTTCTTACATGGATTCAGAACACAGAGAAAGTATTCCGTATTTCCcatgtggataatgaagacaaggctaattaCGCATTTGCAATATTAGTTGATgaagccttggtctggtgggaagcaacatatgaagctctcaatGGTTATGACCAGGAGAACTTGTCCTGGGagatgttcaagactcgtctgctagagaagtattgtcctctGGACATGAGGATAAGGTTAGAGAAAGAATTACTAGAACTCAAACAAGAAGGGAAGACG TTGTTCTTGGAAGGGTTACGatataaaatttgtgattttgtGATAAATCGGGATGTTCTATCGTTTGATAAAGCTATAGAGTATGCTCGAAAGCGTGAGCATGACTTGGAGATACATTGTGCCACTCTTTCTGTTTCAAAACTGCCACGTATTGAACGAACTACTCCTGTTTCCTCTATGCCACCACCTCAATGTGTTCGAGCCAATTCAAATTCAAGGATGCAATCTCAGAATGCATCTCGTGGCCGTGGAAGGTCACAATCTTTTTCTCTTCAGTCACCATTATGTAGAAGATGCGGAAAGAATCACCAAGGCCAATGCAGAATAGATAAAGGATCAGTGatatgttatgggtgtggagaaatcCGTCACGTAAAACCTGTTTGCCCGATGAAGA attcttttgtgtctcatgAATTTGCACATTCTTTTGAAATTGCTTGCTATGCAATTGCACAACCATTTCATGTAGATACTGCG ATAGTATGTATTCCTATCGAATGGAAGAATCCTCTTTACATCTACGGTGAACAAAGACCTAAAAGCTTAAAAATATTCTCTTTCTTAAAAGCTCGTAAGTTCATATCGAAAGGATGTTCTATCTATCTGGCCTATACAGTTGATACCtcgaaagaggagaagaaaagtgTAAATGAGGTTCCCGTTGTTAACGAGTATCCTAACGTTTTCCCCGATGATTTGCCTGTATTACCTCCGGACAGGCAAGtggaattccgaatcgaccttgtGCTCGGTGCTGCTCCGATTGCgaagactccttatcgtcttgcgccagcTGAAATGAAGGAAATGATTATCCAACTGTAG